TCAATTGCGAGTGGACCCAATTGATGGACCCGCAAAAAGACTTGCGTATTCGTGCGGATGCCCGCGAATTCCTCGCTGCACTGGGAATTGATAGCTCACACAAAATTGTCACCCACTGCCAGAGCCATCACCGCTCCGCTTTTACCTGGTTAGTGGGCAAGTCCCTGGGATTGGATATTCGCGCTTATCCAGGCTCCTGGAGTGAGTGGGGCAATTTGCCCAATACGCCGGTACAGCAGTAGATACATTGAGAAAAGACGTAGATTTATGAACCCTAAACTTTTTGCCGCCCTGCAATACCTAACGCCGCAACACGCACTCTCCCGCGCTGCCGGCTGGTTGGCGAATACAGAACTCAAGTGGATCAAAGATCCTTTCACCCGCTGGTTTGTGGATAAGTACGGTGTAGATATGCAGGAGGCCAAAGAGAGCGACTGCACTGCCTACCGCACCTTCAATGAATTCTTTACCCGCGAACTGGTGGACGGAGCCCGCCCCATTGTCGAAGGGCAACACACCCTCGCCAGCCCTGCCGACGGCGCCATAAGCCAGCTGGGCCAGATCCATAACGGCCGTATTTTCCAGGCTAAAGGTCACGACTACAGCCTAGTTGAACTGGTGGGCGGTGATCCCAAGGTAGCGGCGCAATTTAATGACGGACACTTCGCCACTGTGTATCTGTCACCGAAGGATTATCACCGGGTGCATATGCCCATGACCGGCACCCTGCGCAGCATGACCTATGTGCCCGGGCAGCTTTTCTCTGTAAATACGGTAACGGCAGAAAACGTTCCGCGCCTGTTCGCGCGCAATGAGCGTCTGGTCTGTGTATTCGATACTGAAGCCGGACCCATGGCAATGATCCTGGTGGGTGCAATGATTGTCGCCGGTATCGAAACCGTATGGGCCGGACAAGTCGCTCCTATCCAGCGCAAAGTCATCAATACGGATTATCTGGATAAGGCACCCATCCACTTGGAGAAAGGTGAGGAGATGGGACGCTTTAAGCTGGGCTCTACCGTCATTATGCTATTTGGCGCAGACCAGGTGAGCTGGCTCGACCAGCTGGAAGCCGAGTCGCCTGTGCGCATGGGTGAGCATTTCGGTAATTTACTATCCGGCAAGGACTGATATTAATAAGGAGAGGCGGCAGTTTTAACAGCCGTCTCTGAAAAAGGGGGCTTATTTTGTCAGGCGCGTCAGCAGCTGCCCCAGTCGACCACCGCGGAATAAATAATTGTCGCGAATATTCGCCGCATCCACCTGAGGGTAAGCTCCGGGTTCTATATCCCTGAGGATACTGATCTTTTCCTCGACACTCATCTTGCCACGCTCGATAAGCTTCTGTTCTCGATCCTCAACTTCAGCCAAGTCACACAGGCGAGGCTTGCTGAGCGTCTGTTTTTGCCCATCGAGAACGATCATTACCTTTGGTCGCAAGCGCCGGTCGTAGGTCTGTTCCACCACCACGCCAACCTCTCCAGTGGACAGCTCTACCTGGGTACCAGTGGGGTAGAGACCAATAGCCTGGATAAACTCCACCACCAGCTGTTCTTGATAGGCGATACCCCGCAGGTCATATAACTTGGCAACCGCCCGGGATGGCGCTACCGGCTCACTGGAACCTCTTGGGTTAGTGGCTTCATCATAAAAAGTCACTATTCCGCACATGCGCGCCAACACTGAAATCCTGTCACCGCGCAAGCCCTCAGGGTAACCACTACCATCGTGGCGCTCGCAGTGGGCACTAATGACTTCGATAACCTTCGGATCTATTTCTGGGTCTGCCGACAGCATCTTGACGCTGTGCTGCACAAACTTTCGATACTCCAATTCACTGCGCGGGTCGCGCTGCTTCATCTGCAGCACTTCCCCGTCGATAGCCAGCTTGCCTACATCCTTCAGCAGAGTAGCCACCCCGAGCTTTAGTAAATCACTGCGTGAAAGACCGATATGGCGGCCGAATAGCACCGCCCAAATACTGGCACGCACCGAGTGACTGTAGGTGTGCTCATCCTTATCTCGCACACGAGCCAGCCAGGCAAACGCATCGGGACTGCGCAACACACTTTCTACTAAATCCTCAACGACTTGGTTGACCTGCTGCACCGGTATGGGCCTGTTGTTGGAGACAAGCCCCATTACCTCATTCATACCATAGAGGATCTGGCCGTGAAGCTTGCGCGCATTACTGGCTTCCCGTTGCGCCGGCTGCGGAGGGGGTATTTTTTATGGGAAACAGTGACAGGTTTGCAGGGGATAGTGACCGCTGTGCGGCCGGAAGCACGGCCCTTTGCGGAAGTGTCGCTGCCCCCGAGTAATCGGCGCAGGGTAACTCCGGCACTGCCGACAGTTTTGTGTATATCGACATAAACAAACCGGCAGTATTTCTGTAGCTGCCGAATTTCTTCCAAATCGCGGATATAAAAACCCTGCAGCGCAAATGGAGTGCGTGTCCAAGGCCTGTCGAGCTTGGAGACAAACATGCCGCGCTGTAAATCACCGACAGAAATTTTTGCTTGTTCGATTGCCACTGGGGAAGGTGCCGACAACTGTAGTTAACGCTAAAAAGCTGCCCTGAAAGACCCCGTGGCGTAAAATCCTCGGTCCTCTGGGCAAGCTCACCTTTATATCATGGAGAGATATTAAGGTTCACCCGCCCAAAGTGAGACTGCATTCACAGACTCAGAGATCAGTGACCCGTTTAGGCGTGATATTGGGCTGACAGCTCTACCACAGCTTCAATCATGGCTCCAGCATGTTTCGGATCTACCTTGGGGGTAATTCCGTGACCTAAATTGAAAACGTGGCCACTACCCTGACCAAAAGACTTCAAAACAGCCGCCACTTCTGTGCGAATTCGTTCGGGACTCGCATAGAGAACAGCTGGATCCAAGTTGCCTTGCAGGGCCACCTTGTCTCCCACTCGGGCGCGGGCACTGCCAATGTCTGTCGTCCAATCCAAGCCCAGGGCGTCAGCGCCAGTATCAGCCATTGCTTCCAACCACTGACCACCTCCCTTAGTGAACAGGATGGCCGGCACTCGACGACCGTCGACTTCTTTAATCAGCCCCTGGAGAATTCTCTGCATATATTTCAGGGAGAATTCACGGTAAGCACTGTGGCTGAGTGCCCCGCCCCAGGTATCAAAGATCTGTACGGCCTGGGCTCCAGCGCGAATCTGGGCGTTCAGGTAATCGGTAACAGAGTCGGCCAGCACCGTGAGTAACTGGTGCATCAGCTCAGGGCGGTTGTAGAGCATTTCCTTACAGCGGGCAAAATCCTTGCTGGAGCCACCTTCAACCATATAAGTCGCCAGCGTCCAGGGGCTGCCGGAGAAGCCGATAAGCGGCACGCGACCATTCAACTCGCGGCGGATGGTGGACACGGCATTCATCACATAGTCCAAATCCTTTTCGCTGTTCACCACTTCCAGGGCTTCGATATCAGCCGCCGTGCGCAGGGGCTTGTGGAACTTCGGGCCCTCTCCTTCAGAGAAATAGAGGCCCAGGCCCATGGCATCGGGAATAGTCAGGATATCGGAAAACAGAATGGCGGCGTCCAGCGGGTAGCGCTCCAGAGGTTGCAGCGTTACCTCACAGGCCAGCTCAGTATTGCGGCACAGATCCATAAAGC
This DNA window, taken from Microbulbifer sp. VAAF005, encodes the following:
- the hemE gene encoding uroporphyrinogen decarboxylase; translation: MSDTKPSELKNDRFLRALLRQPVDRTPVWMMRQAGRYLPEYRASRAEAGSFMDLCRNTELACEVTLQPLERYPLDAAILFSDILTIPDAMGLGLYFSEGEGPKFHKPLRTAADIEALEVVNSEKDLDYVMNAVSTIRRELNGRVPLIGFSGSPWTLATYMVEGGSSKDFARCKEMLYNRPELMHQLLTVLADSVTDYLNAQIRAGAQAVQIFDTWGGALSHSAYREFSLKYMQRILQGLIKEVDGRRVPAILFTKGGGQWLEAMADTGADALGLDWTTDIGSARARVGDKVALQGNLDPAVLYASPERIRTEVAAVLKSFGQGSGHVFNLGHGITPKVDPKHAGAMIEAVVELSAQYHA
- the asd gene encoding archaetidylserine decarboxylase (Phosphatidylserine decarboxylase is synthesized as a single chain precursor. Generation of the pyruvoyl active site from a Ser is coupled to cleavage of a Gly-Ser bond between the larger (beta) and smaller (alpha chains). It is an integral membrane protein.), coding for MNPKLFAALQYLTPQHALSRAAGWLANTELKWIKDPFTRWFVDKYGVDMQEAKESDCTAYRTFNEFFTRELVDGARPIVEGQHTLASPADGAISQLGQIHNGRIFQAKGHDYSLVELVGGDPKVAAQFNDGHFATVYLSPKDYHRVHMPMTGTLRSMTYVPGQLFSVNTVTAENVPRLFARNERLVCVFDTEAGPMAMILVGAMIVAGIETVWAGQVAPIQRKVINTDYLDKAPIHLEKGEEMGRFKLGSTVIMLFGADQVSWLDQLEAESPVRMGEHFGNLLSGKD
- a CDS encoding HD domain-containing phosphohydrolase, whose product is MNEVMGLVSNNRPIPVQQVNQVVEDLVESVLRSPDAFAWLARVRDKDEHTYSHSVRASIWAVLFGRHIGLSRSDLLKLGVATLLKDVGKLAIDGEVLQMKQRDPRSELEYRKFVQHSVKMLSADPEIDPKVIEVISAHCERHDGSGYPEGLRGDRISVLARMCGIVTFYDEATNPRGSSEPVAPSRAVAKLYDLRGIAYQEQLVVEFIQAIGLYPTGTQVELSTGEVGVVVEQTYDRRLRPKVMIVLDGQKQTLSKPRLCDLAEVEDREQKLIERGKMSVEEKISILRDIEPGAYPQVDAANIRDNYLFRGGRLGQLLTRLTK
- a CDS encoding DUF3391 domain-containing protein; this encodes MAIEQAKISVGDLQRGMFVSKLDRPWTRTPFALQGFYIRDLEEIRQLQKYCRFVYVDIHKTVGSAGVTLRRLLGGSDTSAKGRASGRTAVTIPCKPVTVSHKKYPLRSRRNGKPVMRASFTARSSMV